aggagCTTGTAAAAATATCCCCTTTTGTTTGGGGGCGGATTTTTCGAATGCAAAAGGGAGATGTGCTCTTATTTTTGGTATTCTTTTTCGTAATAACTAGTTGTAAGCGAATGAATAATGGCATAGGTCAAGTCTGGCGGAGAATATTTACataatgttgttgtttttcttagCGCTAAACCAGACAACTAAAGATTTTCCTTACACGGGTAGCATTACTTTAATTTTCGGTTCAGTGCCTCTTATTTTCAAagtagtttttttgttttgttttttttgcgttgTTTAGACTTTTCCGTATAGTGATTATATTTAAAGCGTCGCCTCAAGTAGGGATAAAATGCGCAATTTTTATGAACTAAAATTTTAGCGTGTAACCTCTCGGTTACTACCCGATATGACTAACAACAAAAAGACGTCATCCTCGATCTATCCTTCCTCATCTATggcaaaaaaggaattttttaaaaaatattttcataacATGAAAGCTTTTCTTACGAAATACTATGTCGCTGTGCCAAAAGAAATTCGATGACGTTGTCGTGTCTCGAAACGCAGCAAGGTTatcataaaaagaaacacCGAACAAGTTGttggaaaattttctttcgtGCGTGATTTTCATGCTAGACGAATGATTATTCGCGGAGAAAGCAGGTAATTCTTAACACCTagtcgagaaagaaaaaaggccgCTTGGTGACACTCGTGTCCTAATGTTTGTTCGAgtaattacaaaaaatgagTATATGCCAACAATGAATCGATTTGATACAATAGAAATCTTTCCTTGTGTGGTAACACGTAAACGTTATTAGCGGGACGCACGTTatggtcaaacaaaaaatttcaaacagaAATTACGCCAGTTCCTTATAGCGCTTTATGACTAGTCGGTACGGGGAATTGATTTATTGCTCAGATTACTACacatgatttttttgttgttgttgagaaGAATATGCATAATTAAAATTattcttttcccccttcttCTCAGGTTGGTGAACGGGAAATGAAGTTGAAATTGGCTCCGGGTGTCCTTTGGTTAATTGCCGGGTTGGCAATAGAAGTGGCTTCAGCGGCGAATATTCTATTCTTATCGCCGTTCACGTCGTACAGCCATACGCACGTCTTCTTCTACAGCATAAAAGCTTTGGCCAGCCGCGGGCACACTATAACTCATTGGAATGGTTTACTACCGAGAGAAGATCTAGCCAATGTAACGCACTTGCATTCGGCCTCACTTCACAAAATGAACAGCCGCCACGAAATCGGTTTCAACAGCAACAATCCCATCGCACTTATGCTGACATTACCCGATCGACTATCTACCATCTGCAAAGCGGTTTACAGAGAGCCCGTCTTCCATCAGCTGATTGCCAGCCAAGAGCATTTCGATTTGATCGTTATAGAAACTTTCATGAACGACTGCATGTTGCCGTTGGTTCAACATTTTCATGCGCCTTTCATCTACCTGAGCGCCCTCCCTCCGCTACCTTGGATGTTGGACTACACCTGTTCGCCCCTCTCTTTTCAACAGTTCCCCGCCCTTTGTACGACTTTCACAGAAGAAATGAACTTCCCTCAACGGGTGGTCAATGTTTTTCTCAACTTGATGGTCATCTACTACAGAGATTGGTTCATTCTACCCAGAGTGGATCAAATTGCGGCTGAAGCCTGGATTAATTCGACTGTTGCCCTTTCACCTGTCAAAGAAATCGAGAGAAATATGAGTCTCTTAATCACCAACAGTCATCCAGTTATCAACTATCAATACTTCAAGTCAGGGCTGATCGTTGAAGTTGGAGGTCTTCATTTAGTTCCACCCAAAGAATTGCCACAGGTTTGatatttttgaattatttggcCAAGATGCAATtttacgcaaaaaaaaaaaaaaaaggaaacatcgTTGACTATAAAATTTGAAAGTAGGAAGTGGAAAATTTCGTCGATGGGTCAGGCGATGCGGGATTTATTGTCCTTAGTTTCGGTTCCATTCTTCGAGGAGCGAGCATGCCGGAGGCGACACGCAAAATTTTCTTGGCCGCTTTTAGTCGTCTGCCGTTCCGTGTCTTGTGGAAATGGGAAGATGAGTTGGGTATGAAAGATCTACCTGCCAATGTGAAACTTTCTACCTGGCTTCCGCCGCTACAAGACCTACTGGCGCACCCTAAAATGCGGCTGCTAATGACACACGGTGGGCTGTACAGCAATCAAGAGACAGTGTGGAGTGGTGTGCCTTTGATCGGCTTTCCGGTATTTGGAGACCAGGTGAACTATGTCGTTAAAGCTGAAAGAGACGGATACGCAATCTGTTTGGACTGGAAGACATTGACCGAAGACATCCTGTACAATGCTATTCAAGAAATCGTGACCAATCCAAAGTAAGAGGATTTTGtgagaatttgttttttttgttttgtttgtttgtttgtttgtttttctatacGATTTGATTGTTGTAGGTATAAGCAAAATGCCATGAAATTGTCCTATCTGATGCGCGATCAAATTGAACTGGGTCGACCCCTGGAGCGTGCAGTACACGCAATAGAATATGTCATCCGTCATCGAGGAGCTGCCCATCTACGACCTGCTGCTTGTCGGTTGTCTCCTATCCAGCGTGAATCGATGGACGTTACGTTTATTTACACGGCATTTTTCGTGGCTTTAATTTACCTCATTATTTGTCTTTCCCGTTTCACGTTCCGGAAATTTACCTCCGTCGTAAAAGTGGACCGCTTGAAGAAACGCCAGTAAAAAGCTCTTTGTGAGCTAGCTCACTGTAATCAGCTCATTTGGTTCTAGACTTTGTTAAGTTTTCAACCAACTTATTGATTTATCTGAGAGATACAAATAGCCcatcttgtttgttttttttttgtttaaaattagCTTCTCTGTTAATTTACTCGCTttgaaaaaactgttttgtagaattttttttttatctcgaACTAGTTTAATATCatgaatcaagaaaaaaaatcaactgcAATTGTAGTTAGTTAAAGTGTGTcaattttttaacaaaatatttcaacaacaaaataaattattcACCATcgtaaagggaaaaaaaaaatactgctcaaaaaatttcatcatATTTTGTACCATTATGTGACTGATTTTGGTAGGCTAATACAAAGAATGAGCCATTCAGAAAGAGTTCTGTCGCTTTTTACTGCACAATTTCCACGataacaatattttttttcccgttaaaATAAGAGGCTTAGCTAAGACCAGGTTTAAACCTTCATTAAGAATTGGACTGATTTGAAATGCTGGGCCAAACTCGCACATCACAATGCAAATTGATTTAAATCTTTTATTAAACTTGGCTCAAAAGCCTAGGATGATTGACGGGCTACCCAGCGCAAAACTCGAAATCCTTTATCAAAAACAACCACAAGTGTCTACCTGTCCAGGTGAATAGTTCCACCGTGTGAACATTTAAAGTACACATATGCAGAGGCAGTTTAGAAATCTAAGCAAATTCAGGgaacaaatatttttataataaaCGACCTACTGAAGATCTAGCGCTTGTTTCCGTCGCATACCATGTACAGCGTGCGTCGATAAGGTAAGAACGTCGAACCGGTGGCAAGGTACAAACTTCCAGCAACGGATTGCTTTACGATAACGGATGGCGGAATTCACTACCATAAATTCGTCACTAGGTAACTAAGGTGCGTAGCATTTCCAATGTTGTTTCGTGTTCTTTTCGGTTGGGTGTTCACAATTTTACAGTTTGGGCTTGTGCAGAATGGGGCATGGCTTGCGGCCATTGAACTTAAAGATTTAGAAGTTGCTCCAGGTATTGTTTTCCCAgactcatttaaaaaaaaaaggccaacgAACTTTAAGGACATCCCACTTTCGATCCAAAAGTTGAAGCTAAACTCTTTTCTGCATCTTTTTATCAGCTGTTTGATATATTATTATTgccaatttttccatttgataAAGTCATTGCAAATCAGCCATAGCTATTGACACTGTTCGGTATAAGGtgataaaaattaaagataTTCCAAACCGCTGAGACGTGCGTCATTTTCTAAAAAGCCAAATAAATTCCATCAGTTTCAAAAAGGAATTCTTCTACTAGTATGATCAAGTTCAAACCGCAAATACCTGGTTTACCTTACCATTACACAAGAGTTGGTAGGCTCAACAGGTAAAAATTGGTTGAATGGGGTTTTTCACCTGCTGGGCAGGTCGCGGCATTGTACGTA
This genomic stretch from Daphnia magna isolate NIES linkage group LG10, ASM2063170v1.1, whole genome shotgun sequence harbors:
- the LOC116931535 gene encoding UDP-glycosyltransferase UGT5; this translates as MKLKLAPGVLWLIAGLAIEVASAANILFLSPFTSYSHTHVFFYSIKALASRGHTITHWNGLLPREDLANVTHLHSASLHKMNSRHEIGFNSNNPIALMLTLPDRLSTICKAVYREPVFHQLIASQEHFDLIVIETFMNDCMLPLVQHFHAPFIYLSALPPLPWMLDYTCSPLSFQQFPALCTTFTEEMNFPQRVVNVFLNLMVIYYRDWFILPRVDQIAAEAWINSTVALSPVKEIERNMSLLITNSHPVINYQYFKSGLIVEVGGLHLVPPKELPQEVENFVDGSGDAGFIVLSFGSILRGASMPEATRKIFLAAFSRLPFRVLWKWEDELGMKDLPANVKLSTWLPPLQDLLAHPKMRLLMTHGGLYSNQETVWSGVPLIGFPVFGDQVNYVVKAERDGYAICLDWKTLTEDILYNAIQEIVTNPKYKQNAMKLSYLMRDQIELGRPLERAVHAIEYVIRHRGAAHLRPAACRLSPIQRESMDVTFIYTAFFVALIYLIICLSRFTFRKFTSVVKVDRLKKRQ